The following are encoded in a window of Sphingomonas panacis genomic DNA:
- a CDS encoding efflux RND transporter permease subunit yields the protein MIARLIRWSVANRLFVILGALALLAAGLVALRSTPIDALPDLSDTQVIIRTSWPGQAPQIVENQITYPLTTTMLSVPGAKTVRGYSFFGDSFVYVIFEDGTDLYWARSRVLEYLNQVQGRLPQGATAALGPDATGVGWVYEYALVDRSGRHDLSQLRSLQDWFLRYELKTVPGVAEVASIGGMVKQYQVLLDPVKLAAYGVTHAQAVDAIQKANQEAGGSVLEMAEAEYMVRASGYLKTLDDFRAIPLRAAAGGVPVTLGDVATIQTGPEMRRGIAELNGEGEVAGGVVILRSGKNAQETIAAVKDKLATLKASLPSGVEVVTTYDRSQLIDRAVDNLTHKLIEEFIVVAIVCALFLWHVRSALVAILTLPLGVLAAFLVMRFQGVNANIMSLGGIAIAIGAMVDAAVVMIENAHKKIERWEHEHAGESLVGETRWSVITDAAAEVGPALFFSLLIITLSFVPVFTLEGQEGRLFAPLAFTKTYAMAGAAILSVTLVPILMGWLIRGHIPVEQANPVNRWLTALYRPAIDWTLRRPKAVLVIALLVFTTTVWPLSRLGGEFMPNMDEGDLLYMPSALPGLSAAKASELLQQTDRLIKTVPEVQSVFGKAGRAESATDPAPMEMFETTIQFKPRDQWRPGMTPERLVDELDRSVKLPGLANVWVPPIRNRIDMLATGIKSPIGVKVSGADLGQIDRIAHDVETIAKTVPGVSSALAERLIGGRYVDVDIDRAAAARFGLNIADVQAIVSGAVGGQNIGETVEGLARYPISVRYPRELRDSLEGLRTLPVLTPSGQQITLGTVANISIAEGPPMLKTENARPSTWVYVDVRGRDLASVVGDLQRAVAKQVRLTPGVSIAYSGQFEYLERAVAKLKLVVPATLLIIFVLLFLIFGRFDEAALIMGTLPFALTGGIWMLYLLGFNQSVATGVGFIALAGVSAEFGVVMLIYLKHALEERGADPDAGEIEAAVREGALLRVRPKAMTVAVILAGLLPILLGSGAGSEVMSRIAAPMIGGMLTAPLLSMFVLPAAYLLLRRRRVSSIPHASHQRSLS from the coding sequence ATGATCGCCAGGCTCATCCGCTGGTCGGTCGCCAACCGGCTGTTCGTCATCCTCGGCGCGCTCGCGCTGCTGGCTGCGGGGCTCGTTGCCTTGCGCTCGACCCCAATCGACGCGCTGCCCGATCTCTCCGACACGCAGGTCATCATCCGCACGAGCTGGCCGGGTCAGGCGCCGCAGATCGTGGAGAACCAGATCACCTATCCGCTGACCACGACCATGCTCTCGGTGCCCGGCGCGAAGACCGTGCGAGGCTATTCCTTCTTCGGCGACAGCTTCGTCTATGTGATCTTCGAGGACGGCACCGATCTCTATTGGGCGCGCAGCCGCGTGCTCGAATATCTCAACCAGGTGCAGGGCCGGTTGCCGCAAGGCGCCACCGCCGCGCTCGGGCCGGACGCGACCGGGGTCGGCTGGGTCTATGAATATGCGCTGGTCGATCGCAGCGGCCGCCACGATCTCTCGCAGCTCCGCTCCTTGCAGGACTGGTTTTTGCGCTACGAGCTGAAGACCGTCCCCGGCGTCGCCGAGGTCGCCAGCATCGGCGGCATGGTCAAGCAATATCAGGTGCTGCTCGACCCGGTGAAGCTCGCCGCCTACGGCGTCACCCACGCACAGGCGGTCGATGCCATTCAAAAGGCCAATCAGGAAGCCGGCGGCTCGGTGCTGGAAATGGCCGAGGCCGAGTATATGGTCCGGGCTTCGGGCTATCTGAAGACGCTCGATGATTTCCGCGCGATCCCGCTGCGCGCCGCCGCCGGCGGCGTGCCGGTGACGCTCGGTGATGTCGCCACCATCCAGACCGGCCCGGAGATGCGGCGAGGCATCGCCGAGCTGAACGGCGAAGGAGAAGTCGCCGGGGGCGTCGTCATCCTGCGCTCGGGCAAGAACGCGCAGGAAACGATCGCGGCGGTCAAGGACAAGCTCGCCACCTTGAAGGCGAGCCTGCCGTCCGGCGTGGAGGTCGTCACCACCTATGACCGTTCGCAGCTTATCGACCGGGCAGTGGACAATCTCACTCACAAGCTGATCGAAGAGTTCATCGTCGTCGCGATCGTGTGCGCCTTGTTCCTTTGGCACGTCCGATCGGCGCTGGTTGCGATCCTGACGCTGCCGCTCGGTGTACTGGCCGCGTTCCTCGTCATGCGGTTCCAGGGGGTCAACGCCAACATCATGTCTTTGGGCGGCATCGCCATCGCGATCGGCGCGATGGTCGATGCGGCCGTGGTCATGATCGAGAACGCCCACAAGAAGATCGAGCGCTGGGAGCATGAGCATGCCGGCGAATCGCTGGTCGGCGAAACGCGCTGGTCGGTGATCACCGACGCCGCCGCCGAGGTAGGGCCAGCTTTGTTCTTCAGCTTGCTGATCATTACGCTGTCGTTCGTGCCGGTGTTCACGCTGGAGGGACAGGAAGGCCGGCTGTTCGCGCCGCTCGCCTTCACCAAAACCTATGCGATGGCGGGCGCCGCGATCCTGTCCGTGACTCTGGTTCCCATCCTGATGGGCTGGTTGATCCGTGGCCACATCCCGGTCGAGCAGGCCAATCCGGTCAACCGCTGGCTCACCGCGCTCTATCGCCCGGCGATCGACTGGACGCTGAGGCGCCCCAAGGCGGTGTTGGTCATCGCCTTGCTGGTGTTCACGACGACAGTCTGGCCGCTGTCGCGCCTCGGCGGCGAGTTCATGCCCAATATGGACGAAGGCGACCTGCTTTATATGCCCTCGGCTTTGCCGGGTCTGTCGGCGGCGAAGGCGAGCGAGCTGCTCCAGCAGACCGACCGCCTCATCAAGACCGTGCCCGAAGTCCAAAGCGTGTTCGGCAAGGCCGGCCGCGCGGAAAGCGCCACGGATCCGGCGCCGATGGAGATGTTCGAGACCACCATCCAGTTCAAGCCCCGCGATCAGTGGCGGCCAGGAATGACACCGGAACGCCTCGTCGATGAACTGGACCGCAGCGTGAAGCTGCCCGGCCTCGCCAATGTCTGGGTTCCACCGATCCGCAATCGCATCGACATGCTCGCGACAGGCATCAAGAGCCCGATCGGGGTCAAGGTCTCGGGCGCCGATCTCGGCCAGATCGACCGCATCGCCCATGATGTCGAGACAATTGCCAAGACCGTACCGGGAGTCAGTTCGGCGCTCGCCGAGCGCCTGATTGGCGGGCGCTATGTCGATGTCGACATCGACCGGGCCGCCGCCGCCCGGTTCGGGCTCAACATCGCCGACGTGCAGGCAATCGTCTCTGGTGCGGTTGGAGGTCAGAATATCGGGGAAACGGTCGAAGGGTTGGCTCGCTATCCGATCAGCGTGCGGTACCCGCGCGAGCTGCGCGACAGTCTCGAAGGACTGCGGACGCTTCCGGTCCTGACCCCGTCGGGCCAGCAAATCACGCTCGGCACGGTGGCCAACATCTCGATCGCCGAGGGGCCGCCGATGCTCAAGACCGAGAATGCCCGGCCCTCGACCTGGGTCTATGTCGATGTGCGCGGGCGCGATCTCGCCTCGGTAGTCGGCGATCTGCAACGAGCCGTGGCGAAACAGGTCCGGCTGACGCCCGGCGTGAGCATCGCCTACTCCGGCCAGTTCGAATATCTCGAACGCGCCGTCGCCAAGCTCAAGCTGGTAGTGCCAGCCACGCTGCTCATCATCTTCGTGCTGCTGTTCCTGATCTTCGGCCGGTTCGACGAAGCGGCGCTGATCATGGGCACGCTGCCATTCGCGCTGACCGGCGGCATCTGGATGCTCTATCTGCTCGGCTTCAATCAGTCGGTCGCGACCGGAGTCGGGTTCATCGCGCTGGCCGGGGTCTCGGCCGAGTTTGGCGTGGTGATGCTGATCTACCTCAAGCACGCGCTCGAGGAGCGCGGCGCCGATCCTGACGCTGGCGAGATCGAAGCGGCGGTGCGCGAAGGCGCGCTGTTGCGTGTCCGGCCCAAGGCGATGACGGTGGCGGTGATCCTCGCCGGCCTGCTGCCGATCCTCCTCGGGTCGGGCGCCGGCTCCGAGGTGATGAGTCGGATCGCCGCGCCGATGATTGGCGGGATGCTGACCGCGCCGCTCTTGTCGATGTTCGTTCTGCCCGCCGCCTATCTGCTGCTTCGGCGACGGCGCGTGTCCTCCATTCCCCACGCCTCTCACCAACGGAGTCTGTCATGA
- a CDS encoding tyrosine-type recombinase/integrase — MVTIIRAGAGEAGIPVGFPILFDAGMAIIEPAFVWLMEHAELSGRARASETVRTYGEHLHDWFDSLEQSGIEWRDADERVIAAYRNRMLENPSTHTGRPYARTTINARVSTVCRFYGWALDRGLIDHCPFRLTEKMTLLLDGAYRPGLQRRQVNELIVSRPEKLPRPLRADELAQLFAHLRPTTRLAAQWALGAGLRRKELCALAVDQIPDSWPLDLGSDPLVGVPLHITKGDRPRTVYPPLRLLDHTHWHIGEERARIVRRIRRSDRSYRAPSNLLLNEHGRAMTRKLLTGQLAAAFAAAGLHGTLHWLRHTFAMAMLTRLQVQARTNPDLNPLKVVQVLLGHASITTTAIYLRCVELHERDLSESLAYLYGELVPADG, encoded by the coding sequence ATGGTGACGATCATCCGGGCGGGTGCAGGTGAGGCGGGCATTCCGGTCGGCTTCCCAATCCTGTTTGACGCGGGGATGGCGATCATTGAACCGGCGTTTGTCTGGCTCATGGAACACGCCGAACTGAGTGGCCGCGCGCGGGCCTCTGAAACCGTCCGGACCTATGGCGAGCATCTCCACGACTGGTTCGACTCGCTCGAACAATCGGGGATCGAATGGCGCGATGCCGACGAGCGTGTCATTGCTGCATACCGCAACCGGATGCTGGAGAATCCCAGCACGCATACCGGGCGGCCCTATGCCCGGACCACGATCAATGCGCGCGTCTCGACCGTCTGCCGCTTCTACGGTTGGGCGCTCGACCGCGGGCTGATCGACCATTGCCCGTTCCGGTTGACCGAGAAGATGACGCTGCTGCTTGACGGTGCCTATCGCCCAGGCTTGCAGCGACGCCAGGTCAACGAACTCATCGTTTCGCGCCCCGAAAAGCTCCCACGGCCGCTGCGCGCCGACGAGCTGGCGCAGCTGTTCGCGCATCTGAGGCCCACCACGCGACTTGCCGCGCAATGGGCGCTCGGAGCGGGTCTGCGCCGCAAGGAACTTTGCGCGCTTGCCGTCGACCAGATCCCTGATAGCTGGCCACTCGACCTCGGCAGCGACCCGCTGGTTGGCGTGCCGCTGCATATCACCAAAGGCGACCGGCCAAGGACGGTCTATCCGCCGCTTCGGCTGCTCGATCACACGCATTGGCATATCGGCGAGGAACGCGCCCGGATCGTCCGCCGTATCCGCCGTTCCGACCGAAGCTACCGCGCGCCGTCCAATCTCCTGCTAAACGAGCATGGACGGGCCATGACGCGCAAGCTCCTGACCGGGCAGCTCGCAGCAGCGTTCGCCGCCGCGGGACTGCACGGCACATTGCACTGGCTGCGGCATACTTTCGCGATGGCGATGCTAACCCGCCTTCAGGTCCAGGCGCGCACCAATCCCGATCTCAATCCGCTCAAGGTCGTGCAGGTGCTGCTCGGCCACGCTTCAATCACGACGACGGCGATCTATCTGCGTTGCGTTGAGCTGCACGAGCGCGACCTGAGCGAGAGCCTGGCCTATCTCTATGGCGAGCTGGTTCCGGCCGATGGTTAG
- a CDS encoding efflux RND transporter periplasmic adaptor subunit, whose amino-acid sequence MTEATSSRSRLAAAGALIALVAGVGGYGIAQLVGHPTGALPAAQGAANGGRKPLYWLDPMVPAQHFDKPGKSPFMDMQLIPKYADDAGSGNDAPGIRIDPAATQSLGLRTVAVRRGPLSSSLTATGTINFNQRDVAVVQARAAGFVQRVYGRAPGDVIGAGAPLADLLVPDWAGAQAEYLAVRRTGNTVLAQAARQRLALLGMPPGTIAAVERGDRPHNVVTISTPTGGTIKTLGVRAGMSVMAGQSLAEINGLGTVWLNAAVPEAVAGQLRPGQSARAVLAAYPGETFNGRVTAILPDVQAESRTLTVRIELPNRGGRLKPGMFATVSFGGNATPALLVPSEALIRTGKRTLVMLALDKGRYRPAEVQTGRESGDDTEILAGLSEGEKIIASGQFLIDSEASLSGVAARPIGSATSATTPEASAKPSPALYETTGRIEQITGNSVTLSHEPVPAIGWPAMTMTFALAKPSIAQGLKTGDRVRFGFDQPPAGPTVRRMAKVAGR is encoded by the coding sequence ATGACCGAAGCCACCTCTTCCCGGTCGCGCCTTGCTGCCGCTGGCGCCCTGATAGCATTGGTCGCCGGCGTGGGAGGCTACGGCATCGCCCAGCTCGTCGGTCATCCGACCGGGGCGCTGCCTGCGGCCCAGGGTGCCGCCAATGGCGGACGCAAACCGCTCTATTGGTTAGACCCGATGGTGCCGGCCCAGCATTTCGACAAACCGGGCAAATCGCCTTTCATGGATATGCAGCTCATCCCCAAATATGCCGACGACGCCGGCAGCGGGAATGATGCGCCGGGCATCCGCATCGATCCAGCGGCGACGCAAAGCCTCGGGCTACGCACGGTCGCCGTGCGGCGCGGCCCATTGTCGAGCAGCCTCACCGCCACCGGCACGATCAACTTCAACCAGCGCGATGTCGCGGTCGTGCAAGCGCGTGCCGCCGGATTCGTGCAGCGGGTCTATGGCCGCGCGCCGGGCGACGTGATCGGGGCCGGCGCACCGCTCGCGGACCTGCTCGTCCCCGATTGGGCTGGCGCCCAGGCCGAATATCTGGCGGTTCGCCGAACCGGGAACACCGTGCTTGCCCAGGCCGCGCGCCAGAGACTCGCGTTGCTTGGGATGCCGCCGGGCACGATCGCTGCTGTCGAGCGCGGGGACCGGCCGCACAATGTCGTCACCATCTCCACCCCTACGGGCGGCACGATCAAGACGCTCGGCGTCCGTGCGGGCATGAGCGTGATGGCCGGGCAGTCGCTCGCCGAAATCAACGGGCTCGGCACGGTGTGGCTCAATGCCGCCGTGCCCGAGGCGGTGGCGGGGCAATTGCGGCCGGGACAGAGCGCGCGCGCCGTGCTCGCCGCCTATCCGGGCGAGACCTTTAACGGCCGGGTCACGGCGATCCTGCCCGACGTTCAGGCAGAAAGCCGCACCCTCACGGTGCGGATCGAGCTGCCTAATCGTGGTGGCCGGCTCAAGCCTGGCATGTTCGCGACCGTTTCGTTCGGAGGTAACGCGACACCTGCGCTGCTGGTGCCGTCCGAGGCGCTGATCCGCACCGGCAAGCGGACATTGGTCATGCTGGCGCTCGACAAGGGGCGCTACCGGCCGGCCGAGGTCCAGACTGGACGCGAGTCCGGCGACGACACCGAAATCCTCGCCGGGCTGTCCGAAGGCGAGAAGATCATCGCGTCAGGCCAGTTCCTGATCGATTCCGAGGCGAGCCTGTCGGGCGTCGCGGCGCGACCGATCGGGAGCGCTACGTCCGCTACGACGCCAGAAGCCTCGGCAAAGCCATCGCCCGCGCTCTACGAGACGACGGGCAGGATCGAGCAGATCACCGGCAACTCCGTCACGCTCAGCCACGAACCGGTGCCTGCGATTGGCTGGCCGGCGATGACGATGACCTTTGCGCTGGCGAAGCCGTCGATCGCACAGGGGTTGAAGACCGGCGACCGCGTGCGCTTCGGCTTCGACCAGCCGCCGGCGGGGCCGACTGTGCGGCGCATGGCCAAGGTGGCAGGCCGATGA
- a CDS encoding TolC family protein: protein MRACLFAPLLAAIPSLAFAGPLTFEGALKQAQATAPSLKARSLGADAARSARGAAGALPDPTLSVGVDSFPISGPLAFEPGRDDFTMARVGISQEFPNLAKRHAQQARADTDIAAADADSALEARNVEVGTALAWINLAYAERRLATLDDLLARLDRVVGTTPSAVSSGNARPAQTLAGRQAVAALQDRRAELVSQVARARATLTRWTGDADPQIAGPVPDFAIDAVALKAGLDGQPSIRMIDAQSAKASADVRLAEANRRPDFGVNLAYQRRDPRFGDYVSAGVTISLPTFTRRRQGADISAAQAQAGRVAAEREAARRALTADLDADLADHVMHHEQWMRARDTLQPLAEQRVRLETASYGAGRASLVDIGDAYAGLADATLTTLEREAMVAADGARLSLTYRSADQ from the coding sequence ATGAGAGCTTGTCTGTTCGCGCCGCTGCTCGCGGCGATCCCGAGCCTCGCGTTCGCAGGGCCGCTCACCTTCGAGGGAGCGTTGAAGCAAGCGCAGGCCACTGCGCCTTCGCTCAAGGCGAGGTCGCTCGGCGCGGATGCGGCGCGCTCCGCACGCGGAGCGGCGGGCGCGCTGCCCGATCCAACGCTCTCGGTAGGGGTCGACAGTTTCCCGATCTCGGGACCGCTCGCGTTCGAGCCGGGCCGCGACGATTTCACGATGGCGCGGGTGGGCATCTCCCAGGAGTTTCCCAACCTCGCCAAGCGCCACGCCCAGCAGGCCCGCGCCGACACCGACATCGCCGCTGCTGACGCCGATAGCGCCTTGGAGGCGCGCAATGTCGAGGTCGGCACCGCGCTCGCCTGGATCAACCTCGCTTATGCCGAACGCCGGCTGGCAACGCTGGACGATCTGCTCGCGCGCCTCGATCGGGTCGTGGGGACGACGCCGAGCGCCGTGTCGTCAGGCAATGCGCGCCCGGCACAGACGCTGGCCGGCCGGCAGGCTGTGGCTGCGTTGCAGGACCGCCGTGCCGAACTGGTGTCGCAGGTTGCGCGGGCCAGGGCGACGCTTACCCGCTGGACGGGCGACGCCGACCCCCAGATCGCCGGGCCAGTCCCTGACTTCGCTATCGACGCAGTGGCACTGAAAGCCGGTCTTGATGGACAGCCGTCGATCCGCATGATCGACGCGCAGAGCGCCAAGGCCAGTGCGGATGTGCGCCTCGCAGAAGCGAACCGGCGACCGGATTTCGGGGTCAACCTCGCCTATCAGCGCCGCGATCCGAGGTTCGGCGATTATGTCTCGGCCGGCGTCACCATCAGCCTTCCGACCTTCACCCGGCGCCGCCAGGGCGCGGACATCAGCGCCGCCCAGGCGCAGGCCGGGCGGGTCGCGGCCGAGCGCGAAGCGGCGCGCCGCGCGCTGACCGCTGATCTCGACGCCGATCTTGCCGACCATGTGATGCACCACGAGCAATGGATGCGCGCCCGCGACACGCTTCAGCCGCTCGCAGAGCAACGCGTCAGGCTGGAGACGGCGAGCTACGGCGCCGGCCGCGCCAGCCTGGTCGATATTGGCGACGCTTACGCCGGGCTTGCCGATGCAACCCTCACCACCCTTGAGCGAGAAGCCATGGTCGCCGCCGATGGCGCCCGGCTTTCGCTAACCTATCGGAGCGCCGACCAATGA
- a CDS encoding site-specific integrase, with product MASWFRPMVRSHLDRTLRVEPTPADHPAEVAEIQFRDEWGSIVQRFDPALFGMPEDISAAISRAFRDHDVASSAATRTARWFALRVFGRFLCEDARVRDAVDLDTATIRRFITWLAKPANGRTRGVKSQSSQLGMIRPNLKRANADNPGLFAPGFAVPNNPIPLAGVQRLPQDRLTPAAMRALLAVCYAEIETAWDKFQHGQTIVALPNLPLHGGRTAERDRWIWKLHRLGHGVMPPARGSDLSKPDRQRIAEVGGFRELEGYLHLTTDTLVAFYIVLLIQTAANAGPLRQIKRDCLVPHPLERHRIMVEWVKPRAGGKVKRMQRRSFDNRRPYAAPRLIEKLLAMTAPLLPHVEPSRRDRLFLHRFLMTTGRLERDHHAGHIVQATLRSAMLRFYERQNATIASWNEAHPEKPRALLPDFSPKLFRSSMASAHYTASQGDIMVAKAVLNHASVVTTDIYVDGDAVRRLERDTIARLQTLMITWVRGEAGPNQPQNRGPDTGAPVSALFGHDCLRPTDSGHAHPGRVCPKLGGCLARPGLIVPIDPAHLARIVQATRHLEAARERIDPIRFGLFYAPSLQVLTQDLLPAFPPEMMPDAERLMFALPPLPDLE from the coding sequence ATGGCGAGCTGGTTCCGGCCGATGGTTAGGAGCCACCTCGATCGGACGCTTCGGGTCGAACCGACGCCGGCGGACCATCCGGCAGAGGTCGCCGAAATCCAGTTCCGCGACGAATGGGGCAGCATCGTTCAACGCTTCGACCCGGCTCTGTTCGGAATGCCGGAGGACATCAGCGCAGCTATCTCGCGCGCCTTTCGCGATCATGACGTGGCCTCCAGCGCCGCCACCCGTACCGCGCGTTGGTTCGCACTGCGGGTGTTCGGCAGATTCCTGTGCGAAGATGCGCGTGTCAGGGACGCGGTCGACCTCGATACAGCGACGATCCGCCGGTTCATTACTTGGCTGGCGAAGCCTGCCAACGGGCGCACGCGGGGAGTAAAATCGCAATCCAGTCAGCTCGGTATGATCCGGCCGAACCTCAAGCGCGCGAACGCTGACAATCCGGGCTTGTTCGCACCGGGCTTCGCCGTTCCCAACAATCCGATCCCGCTCGCCGGCGTCCAGCGGCTACCGCAAGACAGGCTGACACCCGCCGCAATGCGCGCGCTGTTGGCAGTCTGCTATGCCGAGATCGAGACGGCCTGGGACAAGTTCCAGCACGGGCAAACCATCGTCGCTCTTCCGAACTTGCCGCTCCATGGTGGCCGGACCGCCGAACGGGATCGCTGGATCTGGAAGCTCCACCGCCTCGGCCACGGCGTCATGCCGCCTGCCCGAGGCTCGGACCTTAGCAAGCCCGATCGGCAGCGGATCGCCGAAGTGGGCGGGTTCCGCGAGCTTGAAGGCTACCTCCACCTTACGACCGACACGCTGGTTGCGTTCTATATCGTGCTGCTGATCCAGACTGCGGCAAATGCCGGCCCGCTGCGTCAGATCAAGCGGGACTGCCTGGTTCCCCATCCGCTCGAACGTCACCGCATCATGGTAGAGTGGGTAAAGCCGCGCGCCGGCGGCAAGGTGAAACGCATGCAGCGACGGTCGTTCGACAATCGCCGACCCTATGCGGCGCCCCGCCTGATAGAGAAGCTCCTTGCGATGACGGCCCCCCTGCTGCCGCATGTGGAGCCATCGAGGCGCGATCGGTTGTTCCTGCATCGCTTCCTCATGACGACTGGCCGTCTCGAGCGTGATCATCACGCCGGCCATATCGTCCAGGCCACGTTGCGATCGGCAATGTTGCGCTTCTACGAGCGCCAGAATGCTACAATCGCCTCGTGGAACGAAGCGCATCCCGAAAAGCCTCGTGCGCTGCTCCCCGACTTCTCGCCCAAGCTGTTCCGCAGCAGCATGGCAAGTGCCCATTATACGGCATCGCAGGGCGACATTATGGTGGCCAAGGCGGTCCTTAATCATGCGAGTGTCGTCACCACCGATATCTATGTCGACGGCGATGCCGTTCGCCGCCTCGAGCGCGATACGATCGCCCGACTTCAGACGCTGATGATTACTTGGGTTCGCGGCGAGGCAGGCCCCAATCAGCCGCAAAATAGAGGACCGGATACCGGTGCCCCTGTGTCGGCGCTATTCGGCCACGACTGCCTTCGCCCGACTGACAGCGGACATGCCCATCCCGGCCGCGTGTGCCCGAAGCTGGGAGGCTGCCTCGCTCGTCCCGGCCTGATCGTCCCGATCGACCCGGCTCATCTGGCGCGGATCGTCCAGGCCACACGGCACCTTGAAGCGGCGCGGGAGCGGATCGACCCGATCCGGTTCGGCCTCTTCTACGCTCCCAGCCTTCAGGTACTGACGCAAGACCTGCTGCCGGCGTTCCCGCCCGAAATGATGCCGGACGCGGAACGGCTCATGTTTGCCCTGCCTCCGCTGCCGGACCTGGAATAG